The Pelagibacterium halotolerans B2 genome has a segment encoding these proteins:
- the grpE gene encoding nucleotide exchange factor GrpE produces MMSDDNTTPEPNDDIEPRPEAEDAEAVSAEPTPEERIAQLEAEKEQLRDQVLRTAAEMENLRKRTEREVSDTRSYAIAGFARDMLVATDNLSRALMVIPAEARENADGTLKSLIEGIEMTEREMQRLLQKNGVTPIIAEGEKFDPHRHQAMFEVPDASVPEGTVVQVVQTGYAIGERVLRPAMVGVAKGGNKPAPKPDAEPGDGLDKSA; encoded by the coding sequence ATGATGAGCGACGACAACACGACGCCAGAGCCGAACGACGACATCGAGCCGCGCCCCGAGGCAGAGGACGCAGAAGCGGTTTCCGCCGAGCCGACGCCGGAAGAGCGCATCGCCCAACTCGAGGCCGAAAAAGAGCAACTGCGCGACCAGGTGTTGCGCACTGCCGCCGAAATGGAAAACCTGCGCAAGCGCACCGAACGCGAAGTCTCCGACACGCGCTCTTACGCCATAGCCGGGTTTGCCCGCGACATGCTCGTGGCCACCGACAATCTCTCGCGTGCGCTTATGGTCATTCCGGCCGAGGCCCGCGAAAACGCCGATGGCACACTCAAATCCCTGATCGAGGGGATCGAGATGACCGAGCGCGAAATGCAGCGTCTGTTGCAAAAGAACGGGGTGACCCCGATCATCGCCGAGGGCGAAAAGTTCGATCCGCATCGCCATCAGGCGATGTTCGAGGTGCCCGACGCGTCGGTTCCCGAAGGCACTGTGGTTCAGGTGGTCCAGACCGGATACGCCATTGGCGAGCGCGTGTTGCGCCCGGCCATGGTGGGCGTGGCCAAGGGCGGCAACAAACCCGCGCCCAAGCCCGACGCCGAACCCGGTGACGGGCTCGACAAATCGGCCTGA
- the hrcA gene encoding heat-inducible transcriptional repressor HrcA, which produces MDRTPLNSPEFLTALSARSQDIFRRLVERYLETGEPIGSRAISRMLDMQLSPASVRNVMADLEELGLIAAPHTSAGRAPTQEGLRFFVDAMLEVGAMDEAERDQIARNISGGGRSGRVEDVLNEASALLSGLSHGAGMVIAAKADMVLKHVEFVRLDPERAMAILVGEDGQVENRIIALPPGLTASALTQASNFLAHHIVGKTLQQARDSIRRQSESQRAELDAIAQRLVDSGLASMIEADTSAPTLIVRGRANLIDDTMASEDLARVRQLFDEIETKKGLIDLLNDAETAQGVRIFIGSENKLFSLSGSSVVLSPYKDANDKVVGVLGVIGPTRLNYARIVPVVDYTAHVVSKLISRKGEI; this is translated from the coding sequence ATGGACAGAACTCCGCTAAATTCGCCGGAATTTTTAACGGCTTTATCGGCCCGCTCGCAGGACATCTTCCGGCGGCTTGTCGAGCGCTATCTGGAGACCGGCGAACCCATAGGGTCGCGGGCCATTTCCAGGATGCTCGACATGCAGCTTTCCCCCGCTTCTGTGCGCAACGTGATGGCCGATCTCGAAGAGTTGGGCCTGATTGCCGCACCACACACATCGGCGGGCCGGGCGCCGACCCAGGAAGGGTTGCGGTTCTTCGTCGACGCCATGCTCGAAGTTGGGGCCATGGACGAGGCCGAGCGCGACCAGATCGCGCGCAACATTTCGGGTGGCGGGCGCTCGGGGCGCGTCGAGGATGTTCTCAATGAAGCGAGCGCGCTTCTCTCGGGGCTTTCGCATGGCGCCGGCATGGTGATTGCCGCGAAGGCCGACATGGTGCTCAAGCACGTCGAGTTCGTCCGGCTCGATCCCGAACGCGCCATGGCGATCCTTGTGGGGGAAGACGGACAGGTCGAAAACCGTATAATCGCCCTGCCGCCGGGACTGACGGCCAGCGCTCTTACGCAGGCGTCGAACTTTCTGGCCCATCATATCGTGGGCAAGACGCTCCAGCAGGCGCGCGACTCGATCCGCCGGCAATCGGAAAGCCAGCGCGCCGAACTCGATGCCATCGCGCAGCGGCTCGTGGATTCCGGGCTTGCCTCGATGATCGAGGCCGATACGTCAGCTCCGACCCTTATCGTGCGCGGCCGTGCCAATCTGATCGACGATACCATGGCGTCGGAGGATCTGGCCCGGGTGCGGCAATTGTTCGACGAGATCGAAACCAAAAAGGGACTGATCGATCTTTTGAACGATGCGGAAACCGCCCAGGGGGTGCGCATCTTCATCGGGTCGGAAAACAAACTGTTTTCGCTTTCGGGCTCCTCTGTCGTCTTGTCGCCGTACAAGGACGCCAATGACAAGGTGGTGGGGGTGCTGGGGGTCATCGGGCCGACGCGGCTCAATTATGCGCGCATCGTACCGGTGGTCGATTATACGGCGCATGTGGTCTCAAAGCTTATTTCGCGCAAAGGCGAGATTTAG
- the rph gene encoding ribonuclease PH: protein MRPSGRASDQMRDVTIERGIAPQAEGSCLVSFGRTRVLCTASVETSLPPWRRGQGLGWVTAEYGMLPRATGSRTRREATAGKQSGRTQEIQRLIGRSLRAVIDMAALGENQVILDCDVLEADGGTRTASITGAFVALSEAIFWMKERSLLKGDPIRDHVAAVSCGVYRGTPVLDLDYLEDSEAETDANFVLTGSGKFVEIQGTAEAEPFSSEELAELIGLAQKGISELVALQRAVLGAA, encoded by the coding sequence ATGCGGCCAAGCGGACGGGCAAGCGATCAGATGCGCGATGTAACGATTGAACGGGGCATCGCGCCGCAGGCCGAAGGTTCGTGCCTCGTCTCGTTCGGGCGCACACGCGTTCTGTGCACGGCCAGCGTCGAAACTTCGCTTCCGCCCTGGCGGCGCGGCCAGGGCCTTGGCTGGGTGACCGCCGAATACGGCATGCTCCCCCGCGCCACAGGCTCGCGCACCCGCCGCGAGGCGACCGCCGGCAAGCAATCGGGCCGCACCCAGGAGATTCAACGCCTGATCGGACGATCGCTGCGCGCGGTCATCGACATGGCTGCTCTGGGCGAAAACCAGGTCATTTTGGATTGCGACGTGCTCGAAGCCGATGGCGGCACCCGGACGGCCTCGATCACCGGCGCCTTCGTTGCACTGTCCGAAGCGATTTTCTGGATGAAGGAGCGCTCACTTTTGAAGGGCGATCCGATCCGCGACCACGTGGCGGCCGTCTCCTGCGGGGTTTATCGCGGCACACCCGTGCTCGATCTCGATTATCTCGAGGACAGCGAAGCCGAAACCGACGCCAATTTCGTCCTGACCGGATCGGGCAAATTCGTCGAGATCCAGGGGACGGCCGAAGCCGAGCCCTTTTCCTCCGAGGAGCTGGCAGAGCTGATCGGGCTTGCGCAAAAAGGCATTTCCGAACTGGTCGCGCTCCAGCGCGCCGTATTGGGGGCCGCATGA
- the rdgB gene encoding RdgB/HAM1 family non-canonical purine NTP pyrophosphatase codes for MTIRLKRGDRLVLATHNKGKLAEFQDMLKDFGLDIVSAGDLGLPEPEETGTTFVENARLKAHAAAKATGEIALSDDSGISVDALDGQPGVYTADWAGVPRNFTNAMQKVEDLLVEKGATEPHQRTAQFNAVLCLALPDGTDMVFEGIAPGTLVWPPVGESGHGYDPMFKPEGHEKTFGQMTAEEKHSWAPGKEGLSHRARAFAKFVREVL; via the coding sequence ATGACGATCAGGCTCAAGCGCGGCGACCGGCTGGTTCTGGCCACCCACAACAAGGGCAAGCTGGCTGAATTTCAGGACATGCTGAAAGATTTCGGCCTCGACATCGTTTCGGCCGGCGATCTGGGCCTGCCCGAGCCCGAAGAGACCGGCACGACATTTGTCGAGAATGCGCGCCTCAAAGCCCACGCCGCCGCGAAGGCCACAGGCGAGATCGCCCTTTCCGACGATTCGGGCATTTCGGTCGACGCGCTCGACGGCCAGCCCGGGGTCTACACCGCCGACTGGGCCGGTGTGCCGCGCAATTTCACCAACGCCATGCAGAAGGTCGAAGACCTGCTCGTCGAAAAGGGCGCAACCGAGCCCCATCAACGCACGGCCCAGTTCAATGCCGTCCTCTGCCTCGCCCTGCCCGACGGGACCGACATGGTTTTTGAAGGCATCGCTCCCGGCACGCTCGTCTGGCCGCCGGTCGGAGAGTCAGGGCACGGCTATGACCCAATGTTCAAGCCCGAAGGGCACGAGAAAACCTTCGGCCAGATGACGGCCGAAGAAAAACATTCCTGGGCCCCCGGCAAGGAGGGCCTGTCCCACCGCGCCCGGGCCTTTGCCAAATTCGTAAGGGAAGTGCTTTGA
- the hemW gene encoding radical SAM family heme chaperone HemW produces the protein MSTNTAFGIYVHWPFCAAKCPYCDFNSHVHHGKFDEDSFVSAYIKEIETTARRAPERLVESIFFGGGTPSLMKPASVGTILDAIAKNWQVADKVEITLEANPTSVEAERFRGYRAAGVNRVSLGVQSLRPEPLARLGRLHSVEDAVAAVRLAQSIFDRSSFDIIYARPDQTLGQWEDELTEALALSEGHLSLYQLTIESGTRYFDLFNAGKLKMPSEDLSADMFEMTQELTASYGLPAYEISNHARPGQESRHNLIYWRYGEYAGIGPGAHGRLIMGGARHATAAERMPFKWWEKVIETGDGLVTDDTLTWDEEGDEYLVMGLRLREGIDPARYQALARRALTSTQIDFLKGIGFIETLPNGRLRVTDKGWPVLDAVVADLAA, from the coding sequence TTGAGCACCAACACCGCATTTGGGATTTATGTCCATTGGCCGTTCTGCGCGGCCAAATGCCCCTATTGCGACTTCAATTCCCACGTTCACCACGGCAAGTTCGACGAAGACAGCTTCGTTAGCGCCTATATCAAAGAGATCGAGACCACTGCCCGCCGCGCTCCCGAGCGGCTGGTCGAATCGATCTTTTTCGGCGGCGGCACGCCCTCGCTCATGAAGCCGGCTTCGGTCGGGACGATTCTCGATGCCATAGCAAAGAACTGGCAGGTCGCCGACAAGGTTGAAATCACCCTCGAAGCCAACCCCACCTCGGTTGAGGCCGAACGCTTTCGCGGCTATCGCGCCGCTGGGGTCAATCGCGTGTCTTTGGGCGTACAATCGCTGCGCCCCGAGCCGCTGGCCCGCTTGGGGCGGCTGCATTCGGTCGAGGATGCGGTGGCTGCCGTTCGGCTGGCGCAATCGATCTTCGATCGCTCGAGCTTTGACATCATCTACGCCCGCCCCGACCAGACGCTGGGCCAGTGGGAAGACGAGCTCACCGAGGCGCTGGCGCTTTCGGAGGGCCATCTCTCGCTCTACCAGCTCACCATCGAATCGGGCACGCGCTATTTCGATCTTTTCAATGCCGGCAAGCTCAAGATGCCATCCGAAGATCTTTCCGCCGACATGTTCGAGATGACCCAGGAGCTGACGGCCTCCTACGGCCTGCCGGCCTATGAGATTTCCAACCACGCTCGCCCCGGGCAGGAAAGCCGGCATAATCTGATCTATTGGCGCTATGGCGAATATGCAGGCATCGGTCCGGGCGCCCATGGAAGGTTGATCATGGGCGGGGCCCGCCACGCCACCGCCGCCGAACGCATGCCGTTCAAATGGTGGGAAAAGGTCATCGAAACCGGCGACGGGCTGGTCACCGACGACACGCTGACCTGGGACGAGGAAGGCGACGAATATCTCGTCATGGGCCTGCGCCTGCGTGAGGGAATCGACCCGGCCCGCTATCAGGCCCTCGCCCGCCGCGCGCTCACCTCCACCCAGATCGATTTTCTCAAAGGGATCGGTTTCATCGAAACCCTCCCCAATGGAAGGTTGCGGGTGACCGACAAGGGCTGGCCCGTCCTCGACGCCGTGGTCGCCGATCTGGCCGCCTAG
- a CDS encoding penicillin-binding protein activator, giving the protein MHIWARALLGPVLLLLVVAACSSSPTTPQGPGLAQPLQSAGSNLAPAQGEIIGSGPVRVALILPLSGNSASVGRSMVNGARLAMDEALRTGGQHIHLVVKDSGAGPEAARTATQQALAEGAELILGPLTADAVGLAGAIAKSYDTPLIGFSSTASVATDGVYLLSVLPEAEIMRALTHARAQGRTTIAAIIPDTPLGNAQADALRLAAGETGMHVAAIEMFDSEARARTAVERLAPAMRSNFVDTLYIPDRATAPSFGILLDAARLPGERVLIVGSADWEGDRAILNQPYLAGAVYPAIDPTGLSTLSPIYRSRFGGEPHQLTTLAYSAVLLANTSSLSLATPPYGNGLVSPAGFTGRDGPFRLHFDGRGEYGLVMREVVSGSATTIDAARLGGLPLASSGGAGIDAGIPPAAEFR; this is encoded by the coding sequence TTGCACATATGGGCAAGGGCGCTTTTGGGCCCGGTTCTTCTTCTGCTGGTTGTTGCCGCCTGCTCGTCGAGCCCAACGACGCCGCAGGGTCCGGGGCTCGCCCAACCGCTGCAATCGGCAGGATCGAACCTGGCGCCCGCGCAGGGCGAAATCATTGGTAGCGGGCCGGTGCGGGTGGCGCTGATCCTGCCGCTGTCGGGCAATTCGGCGTCGGTCGGACGTTCCATGGTCAATGGCGCGCGGCTGGCCATGGATGAGGCGTTGCGGACCGGTGGCCAGCACATTCATCTCGTGGTCAAGGATTCCGGGGCCGGGCCGGAAGCGGCGCGCACCGCAACCCAGCAGGCGCTGGCCGAGGGGGCCGAATTGATCCTGGGGCCGCTGACCGCCGACGCCGTCGGGCTGGCCGGGGCAATCGCAAAATCCTACGACACACCGCTGATCGGGTTTTCCTCCACCGCGAGCGTTGCCACCGACGGGGTTTATCTGCTCAGCGTGTTGCCCGAAGCCGAGATCATGCGCGCGCTCACCCATGCGCGGGCGCAGGGCCGCACCACGATTGCCGCGATCATTCCCGATACACCGCTCGGCAATGCGCAGGCCGACGCACTGCGACTTGCGGCGGGGGAAACGGGCATGCATGTCGCGGCCATTGAAATGTTCGACAGCGAGGCGCGAGCCCGCACCGCCGTCGAACGTCTCGCCCCGGCCATGCGGTCCAATTTCGTCGATACGCTCTATATTCCCGACCGGGCCACGGCGCCCAGTTTCGGCATATTGCTCGATGCCGCCCGGCTGCCGGGGGAGCGGGTTCTGATCGTGGGATCGGCCGATTGGGAGGGCGACAGAGCCATTCTCAATCAGCCCTATCTGGCCGGCGCTGTTTATCCGGCAATCGATCCAACTGGGCTTTCTACATTGAGCCCGATCTATCGCTCGCGGTTCGGCGGCGAGCCGCATCAGTTGACCACCCTTGCCTATTCGGCAGTACTGCTGGCCAATACCTCGAGCCTGAGCCTTGCCACCCCGCCCTATGGCAACGGTCTGGTTTCACCGGCCGGCTTTACCGGACGCGACGGGCCGTTCCGGCTCCATTTCGACGGGCGGGGGGAATACGGGCTGGTCATGCGCGAGGTGGTTTCGGGCTCCGCCACCACCATTGACGCGGCCCGGCTGGGCGGCCTGCCGCTCGCTTCGAGCGGCGGCGCGGGCATTGATGCGGGCATTCCGCCGGCGGCGGAATTTCGCTAG
- the rsmI gene encoding 16S rRNA (cytidine(1402)-2'-O)-methyltransferase gives MSQDKSYQISGHRVPVESPAPGLYPVATPIGNLRDITLRALDILAGADLVLCEDTRHSARLFDAYGIKTPRTALHEHNERARIEPILDQIRDGKAIALISDAGTPLLSDPGFPLVRAAREAGIDIFPIPGPSALLAALTGAGLPTDSFAFFGFLPPKTGQRTNALAPLIGRSETLVFYESPRRLGATLSDMARTFGPDRQAVVALELTKRFERFETGPLADLAKTFAEDTKGEAVILVAGSDGTAPQAGGDWEAALADAMAQMPLRAAVDQVSVQFGLKRKQVYDAALALKART, from the coding sequence GTGAGCCAGGACAAATCCTACCAGATATCGGGCCACCGCGTCCCTGTCGAAAGCCCGGCGCCCGGTCTCTATCCGGTGGCCACCCCCATCGGCAATCTGCGCGACATCACCTTGCGCGCCCTCGATATCCTGGCCGGAGCCGATCTCGTCTTGTGCGAGGACACGCGCCATTCCGCCCGGCTGTTCGATGCCTATGGCATAAAAACCCCCCGCACCGCCCTGCACGAACACAATGAACGCGCCCGCATCGAACCGATCCTCGATCAGATCAGGGATGGCAAGGCCATCGCCCTGATTTCCGATGCCGGAACCCCCCTCCTGTCCGATCCGGGGTTCCCCCTCGTTCGCGCCGCGCGCGAAGCGGGGATCGATATCTTTCCAATCCCCGGCCCCTCGGCGCTCCTTGCCGCGCTCACCGGCGCCGGCCTACCCACCGATTCCTTTGCCTTTTTCGGTTTCCTGCCTCCCAAGACCGGCCAGCGTACCAATGCGCTTGCGCCCCTGATCGGTCGCTCCGAAACGCTGGTCTTTTACGAATCCCCCCGTCGCCTCGGCGCGACCCTGTCCGACATGGCCCGGACCTTTGGCCCCGACCGTCAGGCGGTTGTGGCGCTCGAATTGACAAAGCGCTTCGAACGCTTCGAGACCGGTCCGCTCGCCGATCTCGCCAAAACCTTTGCCGAGGATACGAAGGGAGAGGCAGTGATCCTGGTTGCCGGCTCGGACGGAACGGCACCTCAGGCAGGCGGCGATTGGGAGGCGGCGCTGGCCGATGCGATGGCCCAAATGCCGCTACGCGCCGCCGTCGATCAGGTCTCGGTCCAGTTCGGTCTCAAACGCAAACAGGTTTACGATGCCGCTCTCGCGCTTAAGGCCAGAACCTGA
- a CDS encoding YraN family protein produces MPLSRLRPEPDPRRRAERAGRSAESLAGWLLRLKLYRIIATRYKTPVGEIDIVARKGSSIVFVEVKQRSGSAAARDRALASVNTARIVRCAEWFQSSHPAYRSYDFRFDVIILAPGRWPHHLVNAFTA; encoded by the coding sequence ATGCCGCTCTCGCGCTTAAGGCCAGAACCTGATCCGCGCCGGAGGGCCGAGCGCGCCGGCCGATCGGCGGAAAGCCTCGCGGGCTGGCTGCTGCGCTTAAAGCTCTACAGAATCATTGCCACCCGCTACAAAACCCCGGTCGGCGAAATCGATATCGTTGCCAGAAAAGGGAGCAGCATCGTTTTTGTCGAGGTCAAGCAGCGCTCGGGCAGCGCCGCCGCCCGCGATCGGGCGCTCGCTTCGGTCAACACAGCCCGCATCGTGCGCTGTGCCGAGTGGTTCCAGTCGTCCCATCCCGCCTATCGGAGCTATGATTTCCGTTTCGACGTGATAATTCTTGCACCGGGACGCTGGCCGCACCATCTGGTCAATGCCTTTACCGCCTGA
- the gshB gene encoding glutathione synthase codes for MSLSVAVQMDPIDAINPLGDSSFALMLEAQARGHTLSYYTPSTLAQRGNTVTARVHRVKVDDKEKGLHFTLEDWQKTDLTAFDVILLRQDPPFDMNYITTTHMLELVHPRTLVVNHPKEVRNAPEKILVTSFPQLMPDTLITRDETEIRDFRKEFGDIILKPLFGNGGAGVFRIREGDENLGSLLEMFNASFREPFMVQRYLPDVRKGDKRIILVDGKPVAGLNRIPAEGESRSNMHVGGRPELSELTAREHEICEIIGPELKKRDLIFVGIDVIGGYLTEINVTSPTGIREVKRFGGPDIAVMVWDAIESRR; via the coding sequence ATGTCCCTTTCCGTCGCCGTGCAGATGGACCCCATCGACGCCATCAATCCGCTTGGCGATTCCAGTTTCGCCCTGATGCTCGAAGCTCAGGCGCGCGGCCACACGCTGTCATATTATACGCCCTCCACCCTCGCCCAGCGCGGCAACACGGTGACGGCGCGCGTCCACAGGGTCAAAGTCGACGACAAGGAAAAGGGCCTCCATTTCACGCTCGAGGACTGGCAGAAAACCGATCTGACAGCGTTCGATGTGATCCTGCTCCGCCAGGACCCGCCCTTCGACATGAACTACATCACCACCACGCACATGCTGGAACTGGTGCATCCCAGGACACTGGTGGTCAATCACCCCAAAGAGGTGCGCAACGCACCCGAAAAAATCCTCGTCACCAGCTTCCCTCAGCTGATGCCCGATACGCTGATCACGCGTGACGAAACCGAAATCCGCGATTTTCGCAAAGAGTTCGGCGACATCATTTTAAAACCCCTGTTCGGCAATGGCGGCGCCGGCGTGTTCCGCATCCGCGAGGGCGACGAAAATCTCGGCTCGCTGCTGGAAATGTTCAACGCCAGCTTCCGCGAACCCTTTATGGTTCAGCGCTATCTCCCCGATGTGCGCAAGGGCGACAAGCGCATCATTCTTGTCGATGGCAAGCCCGTGGCCGGGCTCAACCGTATTCCCGCCGAAGGCGAATCGCGTTCCAACATGCATGTGGGCGGGCGGCCCGAATTGTCCGAGTTGACGGCGCGCGAGCACGAGATCTGCGAGATCATCGGCCCCGAGCTCAAAAAGCGCGACCTGATCTTTGTGGGCATCGACGTGATCGGTGGCTATCTCACCGAAATCAACGTCACCTCCCCCACCGGCATCCGCGAGGTCAAGCGCTTCGGCGGCCCCGATATCGCTGTGATGGTCTGGGACGCCATCGAAAGCCGCCGGTAG
- a CDS encoding MarC family protein has product MSGNFLVAFATFFATIGVADIAFIFAGLTRNNTPRQRFVFASRGVLIASGILLFFAFAGNAILEIFGITLPALRVAGGILLLLIAIDMVFARHSGATGTTSEEEAEGMSRTDISVFPLAMPLLAGAGSISAVILLTTGATTDLEFWIVIAALVATLVLAWLALLVAIPIQRVLGLTGMSVVSRVVGILLTALAVQFVFDGISASGILGGAS; this is encoded by the coding sequence ATGTCGGGCAATTTTCTCGTGGCCTTCGCCACATTTTTTGCGACGATCGGTGTTGCCGATATCGCTTTCATCTTTGCGGGCCTGACGCGCAACAACACGCCCAGGCAACGCTTCGTCTTCGCCTCGCGCGGCGTTCTGATCGCCAGCGGCATCCTGCTGTTCTTCGCCTTTGCCGGCAACGCCATCCTTGAAATCTTCGGCATCACCCTGCCCGCCCTGCGCGTGGCCGGCGGCATCCTCTTGCTTTTGATCGCCATCGACATGGTGTTCGCCCGCCATTCGGGCGCCACCGGCACCACGTCCGAGGAAGAGGCGGAAGGCATGTCGCGCACTGATATTTCGGTGTTCCCGCTCGCCATGCCGCTTCTCGCCGGGGCGGGGTCGATTTCCGCGGTGATCCTTTTGACAACTGGCGCCACCACCGATCTCGAATTCTGGATCGTGATCGCCGCTCTGGTCGCAACGCTGGTCCTGGCCTGGCTGGCGCTGCTGGTCGCCATTCCCATTCAGCGCGTTCTGGGATTGACCGGCATGTCGGTGGTGTCCCGCGTGGTGGGCATCCTGCTCACCGCGCTGGCCGTCCAGTTCGTCTTCGACGGCATCAGCGCCAGCGGCATCCTCGGCGGGGCGAGCTGA
- a CDS encoding GH25 family lysozyme, which translates to MLLPRFFRSPKLTKTIPPLVAGLALVGMLAACGANYYPAKGDNKPHPGVARAHSLPIHGIDVSRHQGNIDWRAVAQAGTRFAYIKATDGGDYLDPNFRTNWDQARAAGIPRGAYHFVYWCRPASEQVAWFAANVPAEPDALPPVLDLEWNNGSSCKHDLSREEVLEKVRVLLAGMEAHTGKVPVIYTDINFHRDVLEGIQIDNPMWLRSTAAQPHERYANRPFTFWQYTQTGTVPGIRTEVDRNAWFGSESDWIQFFLTGCDPRTYMRLAGQGRCAPLK; encoded by the coding sequence ATGTTGTTGCCGCGTTTTTTCCGCTCGCCGAAACTGACCAAGACGATCCCGCCCCTTGTGGCCGGTCTCGCCCTCGTCGGGATGCTGGCCGCCTGCGGCGCCAATTATTATCCGGCCAAGGGTGACAACAAGCCCCATCCCGGCGTGGCGCGAGCCCATTCCCTGCCCATCCATGGCATCGACGTATCGCGCCATCAGGGCAATATCGACTGGCGCGCAGTGGCGCAGGCGGGGACGCGGTTCGCCTATATCAAGGCCACCGATGGCGGGGACTATCTCGACCCCAATTTCCGCACGAACTGGGATCAGGCGCGGGCGGCGGGCATTCCGCGCGGCGCCTATCATTTCGTTTACTGGTGCCGCCCGGCCTCAGAACAGGTGGCGTGGTTTGCCGCCAATGTTCCAGCCGAGCCCGACGCGCTGCCGCCGGTGCTCGATCTGGAATGGAACAATGGTTCTTCGTGCAAGCATGACCTGAGCCGCGAAGAAGTGCTCGAGAAAGTGCGGGTTCTTCTGGCCGGTATGGAAGCCCATACGGGCAAGGTGCCGGTCATCTATACCGACATCAATTTCCACCGCGACGTGCTCGAAGGCATCCAGATCGACAACCCGATGTGGCTGCGTTCGACCGCCGCCCAGCCCCATGAGCGCTATGCCAACCGCCCCTTCACCTTCTGGCAGTACACCCAGACCGGGACGGTGCCGGGCATCCGCACGGAAGTGGACCGCAATGCGTGGTTTGGTTCGGAAAGCGACTGGATCCAGTTCTTTTTAACCGGGTGTGACCCACGGACCTATATGCGCCTGGCCGGGCAGGGGCGGTGTGCGCCGCTCAAATAA
- a CDS encoding response regulator, with translation MLQRKDAPLILVVEDEPLVRLDITLAMVDAGFSVIEVPDAEQAIELLETRGSIGLVFTDVELAGELNGFDLARTVKERWPHIPVLVTSGRAAPRADIADSFIPKPYDPNAVISQARALAA, from the coding sequence ATGTTGCAAAGAAAGGATGCCCCCCTGATCCTCGTGGTCGAGGACGAACCGCTGGTTCGTCTCGATATCACCCTGGCCATGGTCGATGCCGGTTTTTCGGTGATCGAGGTTCCAGACGCCGAACAGGCCATCGAACTGCTCGAAACGCGCGGCTCGATCGGGCTGGTGTTTACCGATGTCGAACTGGCTGGAGAACTCAACGGATTCGACCTGGCTCGGACCGTCAAGGAGCGCTGGCCGCATATTCCCGTGCTGGTGACGTCGGGGCGGGCGGCACCACGGGCCGACATCGCCGACAGCTTCATTCCCAAACCTTACGATCCCAATGCGGTGATCTCGCAGGCTCGGGCGCTGGCGGCATAA